A window of Limosilactobacillus sp. WILCCON 0051 genomic DNA:
ATGTCTTTTTAGGAACCATTCGGCAAGGCGACGTGGCATTAGCAGCTGGTTATATTGCTGGAATCGGTGAGCATTATGAAGGACAGCAGGTGGTTGATCTGGCAGGCCGCTTCCTGCTGCCAGGACTGATTGATGCTCATATTCATGTAGAATCTTCCTATGTTTCGCCGGAAGAATTCAGTCGGATCTTTGTCCCATGCGGAACGACAACTGCTTTATGCGATCCGCATGAAATCGTCAACGTTGCTGGTTTAAAAGGCTTGGAATACATGGAGCAGGCTGCCAAGCTGGCAAAAATGGATATTCGTTACCTGATGCCTTCTTGCGTGCCTTCGACTCCTTTTGAGCATGCCGGCGCCAACCTTAGTGCTTTGGATATGGAACCGGCGCTAAAAGAGGGTACCGTGGATGGCTTGGCTGAACTAATGAACTATGTCGGTGTCGTCAATAATGATGACAAGATGATTGATGAGGTTATGCTGGCCAAAAAGTATCATCGGCGGATCGATGGTCATGCACCGCAAGTCTTCGGCAAACTGCTGAATGCCTACGCGGCTGCGGGTGTAGCCAATGATCATGAATGCTCAACGGTTCAAGAAGCGCGGGATCGACTGGCTTGCGGGATGTATGTTCTGCTTCGGCAGGGAACGACTGAGCATGACTTGAAAAATCTTTTGCCGGTCGTAACGCCGCAAACAGCGCGTCACTGCCTTTTGGCTGGCGATGACGTCCAGGCAGTCACGGCAATGACGCTGGGCCATCTGGACAACAGCATTCGGATCTGTATCGAGCAGGGCCTTTCCCCGATTACTGCTATTCAAATGGCCACCTTAAACGCAGCTGAATACTGCGGGTTAAATGATCGTGGGGCCATTGCTCCCGGCAGACGGGCTGATTTGGTAGTCGTAGATGATTTAAGAAGTTTTCATGTGGAACAGACCTGGATCCTGGGCGAGAAAGTGGCTCAAGATGGCCAGTATCTGCCAAAGGTTCAGCGCTATCCAATCGATGCCGTGGCAGCATCGATGCACGTTAAGCCGTTAGCCAGCGATTGTTTTAAGCTGAACCTGACTGGCAAAGCGGTGCGGACGATTAAGGTGATTCCGGGTGAGGTCTTGACTGATGAAGCAATCTGTCAAGTCAGTCATGATGAAACCGGTGATTTTGTCTACGATCCAAGTCAAGATGTGGTTAAATTAGCAGTTATTGAGCGTCATCACGCAACTGGCAAAATGTGTACGGCACTGGCCAGCGGATATGGCATCAAGCATGGCGCGATTGCCATCTCAATCGGTCATGACTCTCACAATATCATGACAGCCGGGGTCAGTGATTCTGAGATGCGGGCAGCTGTTGCTGAACTGATCAAGCAGGGCGGCGGCGTTGTCATGATAAAAGATCAAAAGCCAATTGCCCGCATGGCGCTGCCGATTGCTGGCTTGATGAGTGATCAGCCGGCTGAACAGGTCGTGGCGGCCCAAAATCAGATCAATCAGACTGCCCACCAAGAGCTGGGAATTCCAGAAAACATCGATCCAGTCATGTCACTGAGTTTTTTGCCATTGGCAGTAATTCCAAAATTGAAATTGACGGATGAGGGACTCTTTGACGTTGCCAATGGTCGGTTTGTCACGCTCGAAGTCGATGATCAGGCTTAAATTGGCGATAATTAATGCGAATAGTTGAAATCCAGGGCACTGTACGGTAAACTATTAAAGTATGTACGGGTCGCTGTCGTTTGTGATATGAGCAGCGACCAGTTGAAAACTGCAAGTTATTGGAGGAAATGAAATGTCAGCAAAATGGGAACGCGACAGCGAAGCCAGCAAAGGGACATTAACTTTTGAAATCGACGTTGAAACGGCTAAGAAGGGTATTGACCAAGCCTTTAAGCGTACGCAAAAACGGATCACGGTTCCTGGTTTCCGTAAGGGCCACGTGCCACGTCAACTGTTTAACCAAATGTACGGTGAAGAAGCTCTGTACCAAGATGCTTTAAACATCGTGCTGCCAAAGGCTTACGAAGATGCTGTTAAAGAAACTGGTATCGAACCAGTTGACCAGCCACAAATCGATGTTAAGAGTCTGGAAAAGGGTCAGCCATGGGTACTGACTGCCGAAGTTGCCGTTAAGCCAGAAGTTAAGCTGGGCGACTACAAGGGTATGGAAGTTCCAGCTCAAGACACGACGGTTTCCGACAAGGAAGTTGAAGACGAACTGGAATCCAAGCGTCAACAACAAGCTGAACTGGTTCTGAAGGAAGACCAACCAGCTGAAAACGGCGACACGGTCGTTATCGACTACGTAGGTTCCGTTGATGGCGAAAAGTTTGACGGCGGCTCTGCTGACAACTACTCGCTGGAACTGGGCTCAGGCGCCTTTATCCCAGGATTTGAAGACCAGCTGGTTGGCCACAAGTCTGGCGAAGACGTTGAGGTTAAGGTAACCTTCCCTGAAGAATACCATGCACAAGACCTGGCCGGTAAAGAAGCCGTCTTTGAAGTCAAGCTGCACGAAGTTAAGGAAAAGCAACTGCCAGAAATGGACGACGAATTTGCCAAGGACGTTGACGAAGACGTTGACACGCTTGACGAATTGAAGGAAAAGACGAAGAAGCAGCTGCAGGAACAAAAAGAAGACGCTGCTCACGCTGCCATTGAAGATGCTGCTATTGAAGCTGCCGTTAACAACGCTGAAACGGAAGAAATTCCACAAGCAATGCTGGACGACGACACGGACCGTCAAGTGCAACAATACCTGATGGGCATGCAGCAACAAG
This region includes:
- the tig gene encoding trigger factor, translating into MSAKWERDSEASKGTLTFEIDVETAKKGIDQAFKRTQKRITVPGFRKGHVPRQLFNQMYGEEALYQDALNIVLPKAYEDAVKETGIEPVDQPQIDVKSLEKGQPWVLTAEVAVKPEVKLGDYKGMEVPAQDTTVSDKEVEDELESKRQQQAELVLKEDQPAENGDTVVIDYVGSVDGEKFDGGSADNYSLELGSGAFIPGFEDQLVGHKSGEDVEVKVTFPEEYHAQDLAGKEAVFEVKLHEVKEKQLPEMDDEFAKDVDEDVDTLDELKEKTKKQLQEQKEDAAHAAIEDAAIEAAVNNAETEEIPQAMLDDDTDRQVQQYLMGMQQQGINPKMYFQITGTTEDDLRKQFANDAAKRVKTNLVLEAIVKDANLEATDEDIDAEIKDLAAQYGMEEDAVKKALSKDMLSHDIQIKKAVDLVTDSAKQVESKDAEEDK
- the ade gene encoding adenine deaminase, whose translation is MKKSELKHLIDVAAGRVPADVVIRNAQIVDVFLGTIRQGDVALAAGYIAGIGEHYEGQQVVDLAGRFLLPGLIDAHIHVESSYVSPEEFSRIFVPCGTTTALCDPHEIVNVAGLKGLEYMEQAAKLAKMDIRYLMPSCVPSTPFEHAGANLSALDMEPALKEGTVDGLAELMNYVGVVNNDDKMIDEVMLAKKYHRRIDGHAPQVFGKLLNAYAAAGVANDHECSTVQEARDRLACGMYVLLRQGTTEHDLKNLLPVVTPQTARHCLLAGDDVQAVTAMTLGHLDNSIRICIEQGLSPITAIQMATLNAAEYCGLNDRGAIAPGRRADLVVVDDLRSFHVEQTWILGEKVAQDGQYLPKVQRYPIDAVAASMHVKPLASDCFKLNLTGKAVRTIKVIPGEVLTDEAICQVSHDETGDFVYDPSQDVVKLAVIERHHATGKMCTALASGYGIKHGAIAISIGHDSHNIMTAGVSDSEMRAAVAELIKQGGGVVMIKDQKPIARMALPIAGLMSDQPAEQVVAAQNQINQTAHQELGIPENIDPVMSLSFLPLAVIPKLKLTDEGLFDVANGRFVTLEVDDQA